The Bryobacteraceae bacterium genome includes a window with the following:
- the xylB gene encoding xylulokinase, protein MYWLGIDIGTGGSRALLVDEKGKLIAGFTAPHEDIRMERPLWAEQRPENWWDAAQAAIRGVLEQAGVSGDQVKGVGLSGQMHGLVLLDADNRVIRPSLIWCDQRSQPQVDFIHQTIGRANVVAHTANPMLTGFTLPKLLWVRDNEPQNFERARKVLLPKDYVRFMLTGVHATEVSDASGTGLLDVVTRRWSSAMIERLDLDASLLPEVKESADVTGTVTRAAAEATGLKEGTPVVGGAGDQAASGIGNGIVHAGVASCTIGTSGVVFAYLDRPHYDPQGRVHTFCHAVRGKWHVMGVTQGAGLSLQWFRNQFAPGTDYDTLMAEAQKAPPLSHGLFWLPYLMGERTPHLDPIARGGWIGLTAKHGRPEMIRAIVEGVSYSLKDCLGVIESMGVDIQSVRASGGGARSPFWRQMLADIFGRGVATLENTEGSAYGAALLAVAGTGQYASVEELCSVAIRETECLIPSVHESAAYERGYEVFSILYPTLKPVYSLIQQMA, encoded by the coding sequence ATGTACTGGCTTGGCATTGATATCGGAACCGGCGGAAGCCGCGCGTTGCTCGTCGACGAGAAAGGGAAGCTGATTGCGGGCTTTACGGCGCCGCATGAAGACATCCGGATGGAGCGGCCGCTGTGGGCGGAGCAGCGCCCCGAAAACTGGTGGGACGCAGCGCAGGCGGCCATCCGCGGCGTGCTCGAACAGGCCGGTGTCAGCGGCGATCAGGTGAAGGGCGTCGGCCTGAGCGGGCAGATGCACGGCCTGGTTCTGCTGGACGCCGACAACCGCGTGATCCGGCCCTCGCTGATCTGGTGCGACCAGCGCAGCCAGCCCCAGGTGGATTTCATCCACCAGACCATCGGGCGCGCCAACGTTGTGGCGCACACGGCCAACCCGATGCTGACCGGTTTCACGCTGCCCAAGCTGCTGTGGGTGCGGGACAACGAGCCGCAGAACTTCGAGCGCGCCCGCAAGGTTCTGCTGCCGAAGGACTACGTGCGGTTCATGCTCACTGGAGTGCATGCCACGGAAGTGAGCGACGCTTCGGGCACGGGACTGCTGGACGTGGTGACACGGCGCTGGTCGTCGGCGATGATCGAGCGGCTGGATCTGGATGCGTCCCTGCTGCCCGAGGTGAAGGAATCGGCCGACGTGACCGGGACCGTGACGCGCGCGGCGGCGGAAGCCACGGGTCTGAAGGAAGGCACGCCGGTTGTAGGCGGCGCGGGCGATCAGGCGGCCAGCGGGATCGGCAACGGGATCGTTCACGCAGGAGTGGCTTCCTGCACGATCGGCACGTCGGGCGTCGTGTTTGCGTATCTCGACAGGCCGCACTACGATCCTCAGGGGCGCGTGCATACGTTCTGCCATGCGGTGCGCGGCAAGTGGCACGTGATGGGCGTCACGCAGGGCGCCGGGCTGAGCCTGCAGTGGTTCCGCAACCAGTTTGCGCCGGGGACGGATTACGACACGCTGATGGCCGAGGCGCAGAAGGCGCCGCCGCTGTCGCACGGCCTGTTCTGGCTGCCGTATCTGATGGGCGAGCGGACGCCGCACCTGGATCCGATCGCCCGCGGCGGCTGGATCGGGCTGACAGCGAAACATGGCCGCCCGGAAATGATCCGTGCCATTGTCGAGGGCGTCAGCTACAGCCTGAAGGACTGCCTCGGCGTGATCGAGAGCATGGGCGTCGACATCCAGAGCGTGCGGGCCAGCGGCGGCGGCGCGCGCAGCCCGTTCTGGCGCCAGATGCTGGCCGACATCTTCGGCCGCGGCGTGGCGACGCTCGAGAACACGGAAGGCTCGGCCTACGGAGCGGCGCTGCTGGCCGTGGCAGGCACGGGGCAGTATGCGAGCGTCGAGGAGCTGTGCTCGGTGGCCATCCGCGAGACGGAGTGCCTGATTCCGAGCGTGCATGAGTCTGCTGCCTACGAGCGCGGCTACGAGGTGTTCTCGATCCTGTACCCGACGCTGAAACCCGTCTACAGCCTGATCCAGCAGATGGCCTGA
- the coxA1 gene encoding cytochrome c oxidase subunit 1 → MSEAVLHAGAGHAAHHADYLEEPKGLWSWLTTVDHKRIGLMYMWSVLFFFLVGGIFALLIRLELLTPKQTIMDAETYNRVFTLHGAIMTFLVIIPAIPGALGNFALPLLLGAKDVAFPRLNLASLYVYWTGAAMAVATLALGGVDTGWTFYTPYSTTTGGGVSLMVLAAFVLGFSSIFTGVNFIATIHKLRAPGMGWFEMPLFAWGMYATALIQILATPVLGITLLLIVMERVLGVGIFDPQLGGDPVLFQHFFWFYSHPAVYIMILPAMAVISEVIPTFSRKTIFGYKAIAFSSVAIALLGFLVWAHHMFVAGMSLFAGAIFSFLTFFIAIPSAIKVFNWIATMWRGSISLEAPMLHAISFLLIFTIGGLTGLFLAALSTDVHLHDTYFVVAHFHYVMAGSNLIAMLAGMHYWWPKMYGRLYNKKLAAIASAIIFIGFNLTFLPQFVLGSRGMPRRYFNYLPQFQDLHVVSTVGSWVLAAGLFLTAAYLLASFRQPKGMPANPWGGRTLEWETTSPPTTHNFEGQPVLQHGPYDYRPEPAPVGVKEMAH, encoded by the coding sequence ATGTCAGAGGCAGTTCTTCACGCCGGCGCTGGGCACGCCGCGCATCACGCCGATTACCTCGAAGAGCCGAAGGGGCTGTGGAGCTGGCTGACCACGGTCGATCACAAACGGATCGGCCTGATGTACATGTGGTCCGTGCTGTTCTTCTTCCTTGTGGGCGGCATCTTTGCGCTGCTGATCCGCCTGGAGCTGCTGACGCCGAAGCAGACGATCATGGACGCGGAGACCTACAACCGCGTCTTCACGCTGCACGGCGCCATCATGACGTTTCTCGTGATCATCCCGGCGATTCCGGGGGCGCTGGGCAACTTCGCGCTGCCGCTGCTGCTGGGCGCGAAAGACGTGGCATTCCCGCGGCTGAACCTGGCCAGCCTGTATGTGTACTGGACGGGCGCGGCGATGGCGGTGGCGACGCTGGCTCTGGGCGGCGTGGACACGGGCTGGACGTTCTACACGCCATACTCGACCACGACGGGCGGCGGCGTTTCGCTGATGGTGCTGGCGGCGTTCGTGCTGGGCTTCAGTTCGATCTTCACGGGCGTGAACTTCATCGCCACGATCCACAAGCTGAGGGCGCCGGGCATGGGCTGGTTCGAGATGCCGCTGTTCGCCTGGGGCATGTACGCCACGGCGCTGATCCAGATCCTGGCGACGCCGGTGCTGGGCATCACGCTGCTGCTGATCGTGATGGAGCGCGTGCTGGGCGTGGGCATCTTCGATCCGCAGCTGGGCGGCGATCCGGTGCTGTTCCAGCACTTCTTCTGGTTCTACTCGCATCCTGCCGTGTACATCATGATCCTGCCGGCGATGGCGGTGATCAGCGAGGTGATCCCGACGTTCTCGAGGAAGACGATCTTCGGCTACAAGGCGATTGCGTTCTCTTCCGTGGCGATCGCGCTGCTGGGCTTCCTCGTTTGGGCGCACCACATGTTCGTCGCGGGCATGAGCCTGTTCGCCGGGGCGATCTTCAGCTTCCTGACGTTCTTCATCGCCATTCCTTCGGCGATCAAGGTGTTCAACTGGATCGCCACGATGTGGCGCGGGTCGATCTCGCTGGAAGCGCCGATGCTGCATGCGATCAGCTTCCTGCTGATTTTCACGATCGGCGGACTGACCGGGCTGTTCCTGGCGGCGCTGTCGACGGACGTGCACCTGCATGACACCTACTTCGTAGTGGCCCACTTCCACTACGTCATGGCCGGGTCGAACCTGATCGCGATGCTGGCCGGGATGCACTACTGGTGGCCGAAGATGTACGGCCGGCTGTACAACAAGAAGCTGGCGGCCATCGCCAGCGCGATCATCTTCATCGGCTTCAACCTGACGTTCCTGCCGCAGTTCGTGCTCGGCAGCCGGGGGATGCCGCGGCGGTACTTCAACTACCTGCCTCAGTTCCAGGATCTGCATGTCGTCTCGACCGTGGGCAGCTGGGTTCTGGCCGCGGGTCTGTTCCTGACCGCCGCCTATCTGCTGGCTTCATTCCGCCAGCCCAAGGGCATGCCGGCCAACCCGTGGGGAGGACGGACGCTGGAATGGGAGACCACTTCGCCGCCCACGACGCATAACTTTGAAGGCCAGCCGGTGCTCCAGCACGGCCCCTACGACTACCGCCCCGAGCCTGCGCCAGTGGGCGTGAAAGAAATGGCGCACTGA
- the cyoC gene encoding cytochrome c oxidase subunit III → MSTATPSAHAHAEHGHSPFLQHHFREMSQQFDAAKIGMWLFLVTEVLLFGGLFVGYGIMHARHPEAFMAAHHHLDRTLGALNTVVLLISSFTMVLSVWAAQTSRQKLLVIFLLLTLLCAGVFMVVKYFEYSHKFHEGLLPGKYYSHKGDTVPGQFMFFSFYFMMTGLHGIHVLLGMAAIAWLVWRALKGHFSAEYYAPVEITGLYWHLVDLIWIYLFPLMYLIS, encoded by the coding sequence ATGAGCACTGCCACACCCTCCGCGCACGCCCATGCCGAACACGGCCACTCGCCGTTTCTGCAGCATCACTTCCGCGAGATGTCGCAGCAGTTCGATGCGGCCAAGATCGGCATGTGGCTGTTCCTCGTGACGGAAGTGCTGCTGTTCGGCGGCCTGTTCGTCGGCTACGGCATCATGCACGCCCGGCATCCGGAGGCCTTCATGGCCGCCCACCACCACCTGGACCGGACGCTCGGCGCGCTGAACACCGTGGTGCTGCTGATTTCCAGCTTCACCATGGTGCTCTCGGTCTGGGCTGCGCAGACGAGCCGTCAGAAGCTGCTGGTGATCTTCCTGCTGCTGACGCTGCTGTGCGCGGGGGTCTTCATGGTGGTGAAGTACTTCGAGTACAGCCACAAGTTCCACGAAGGCCTTCTGCCCGGGAAGTATTACTCCCACAAGGGCGACACCGTGCCGGGTCAATTCATGTTCTTCAGCTTCTATTTCATGATGACGGGACTGCACGGCATCCATGTGCTGCTGGGCATGGCGGCCATCGCGTGGCTTGTGTGGCGGGCCCTGAAGGGGCACTTTTCCGCGGAATATTACGCGCCGGTGGAGATCACCGGGCTGTACTGGCACCTGGTGGACCTGATCTGGATCTACCTGTTCCCGTTGATGTACCTGATCAGCTGA